The Streptomyces sp. Je 1-332 genome has a window encoding:
- a CDS encoding GNAT family protein encodes MGRGRGGLIGFARLALDPHQQQGATIGFALRPDAWGVGYGVETVRLLLEVGFDELGLHRIWGARSPRNPASIKTMLTAGMREDYTIREHIQKAGRWRDSVVHTILSQEWQPIQPVA; translated from the coding sequence ATAGGCCGGGGCAGGGGCGGGCTGATCGGGTTCGCCCGCCTGGCACTTGACCCTCACCAGCAGCAGGGGGCGACGATCGGCTTCGCACTGCGCCCGGACGCGTGGGGCGTCGGCTACGGGGTTGAAACGGTGCGGCTTCTGCTCGAAGTCGGCTTCGACGAGCTGGGACTGCACCGCATCTGGGGCGCTCGCTCCCCGCGCAACCCCGCTTCCATCAAGACGATGCTCACGGCTGGGATGCGCGAGGACTACACGATCCGCGAGCACATCCAGAAGGCCGGACGATGGCGAGACTCGGTCGTGCATACAATCCTGAGCCAAGAATGGCAGCCCATACAGCCTGTGGCGTAG
- the tcmP gene encoding three-Cys-motif partner protein TcmP: MNGIHVVNGELAELKSRAASADRVHDGGLYPCLARQGRASRSAHLDLGAQVARHGGIAGRAGIAQRMAVDIRHEDFHPALLQKLRSMGALRDPLFVLLDSFGGPDIPFSLLQELGSYPRTEVMVTFEPSFLTRFAENHDGHRQLGDAAFGSQAWQAVFQRPSSHKFTFLREQYRATLRQAGFTHTLYFEMIDEGNRKLYLIFGTQHELGLEKMKDAMWKVDPSYGVRYRDPRDTQQQMLELVFEPDTAPLRRILHDFISEAPDGRAIPELKRYALLETVYRPAQVIDAVRQLRDTGAVTTDPRAITNKARAHLAATPSTSGPTAEQGALW; the protein is encoded by the coding sequence GTGAACGGCATCCACGTCGTCAACGGTGAGCTCGCGGAGCTCAAGTCGCGGGCCGCGTCGGCTGATCGGGTACATGATGGCGGACTCTACCCGTGCTTAGCGCGGCAGGGCAGGGCGAGCAGGTCGGCACATCTCGATCTCGGCGCGCAAGTCGCGCGCCACGGCGGAATCGCGGGCAGGGCCGGCATCGCCCAGCGAATGGCAGTGGACATTCGCCACGAAGACTTCCACCCAGCCCTGCTGCAGAAGCTCCGGAGCATGGGCGCGTTGCGGGATCCTCTGTTCGTCCTGCTCGACAGCTTCGGTGGACCTGACATCCCATTCTCGCTACTGCAGGAGTTGGGAAGCTACCCCCGCACCGAAGTGATGGTGACCTTCGAACCCAGCTTCCTCACACGGTTCGCCGAGAACCACGACGGACACCGCCAACTTGGCGACGCAGCCTTCGGGAGCCAGGCGTGGCAGGCCGTATTCCAGCGGCCTTCCTCGCACAAGTTCACGTTCCTGCGCGAGCAATACCGAGCCACGCTGCGCCAGGCCGGCTTCACACACACGCTGTACTTCGAGATGATCGACGAAGGCAACAGGAAGCTCTACCTGATCTTCGGCACCCAGCACGAACTCGGGCTGGAGAAGATGAAGGACGCCATGTGGAAGGTGGACCCTTCCTACGGCGTACGTTACCGCGACCCCAGAGATACCCAGCAGCAAATGCTGGAGCTCGTATTTGAACCCGATACGGCCCCGCTGCGACGGATACTGCACGACTTCATCTCCGAAGCCCCCGACGGTCGGGCCATCCCGGAACTCAAGCGATACGCCCTCCTGGAGACCGTTTACCGACCCGCCCAAGTGATCGACGCCGTACGACAGCTACGTGACACGGGCGCAGTGACGACGGACCCTCGCGCCATCACCAACAAGGCGCGCGCGCACCTGGCGGCGACGCCTTCGACGTCGGGACCAACAGCCGAGCAGGGCGCCCTCTGGTGA
- a CDS encoding TetR/AcrR family transcriptional regulator gives MTDQHDRSAPYKEPQQARSAATLARVLRAAEEIASSGGLEEMTMTGVAERAGVSVGTIYRRFEDKEQLINALTERMLDRREEYVAEQLRNAEPSLSGVMDAYAHALLRSFAGSNNLFPELLRARGARPTDRGARTITEVHRLLLEAAAPYAKEIRHSDPQAALDTAARALLGACFHNSVRPDPATGETAQRRYADELSDMAVAYLLTPGRRDRDPT, from the coding sequence ATGACCGACCAGCACGACCGCTCGGCGCCGTACAAGGAGCCTCAGCAGGCGCGCAGCGCCGCGACCCTGGCCCGCGTCCTGCGCGCGGCCGAGGAGATCGCCTCTTCGGGCGGCCTGGAGGAGATGACGATGACCGGTGTCGCGGAGCGCGCCGGCGTTTCGGTCGGCACCATCTACCGCCGCTTCGAGGACAAGGAGCAGCTGATCAACGCCCTCACCGAGCGGATGTTGGACCGGCGCGAGGAGTATGTGGCCGAGCAGCTACGCAACGCTGAGCCGTCCCTGTCCGGCGTCATGGATGCCTACGCGCACGCCCTGCTGCGGTCCTTTGCCGGCAGCAACAACCTATTCCCCGAGTTGCTGCGTGCGCGTGGCGCCAGGCCCACGGACCGCGGCGCCCGCACCATCACCGAGGTCCACCGACTCCTGCTCGAAGCGGCGGCCCCCTACGCGAAGGAGATCCGCCACTCCGACCCGCAGGCGGCACTGGACACCGCGGCCCGCGCCCTCCTCGGCGCCTGCTTCCACAACTCCGTACGCCCCGACCCGGCGACCGGAGAGACGGCCCAGCGCCGGTACGCGGACGAACTGAGCGACATGGCCGTCGCCTACCTCCTCACCCCCGGCCGGCGGGACCGCGACCCCACCTGA
- a CDS encoding TetR family transcriptional regulator encodes MTAHTSPASAARPGRRPGTSTTRQAILTAARARFAADGFTGTTIRGIAADAGVDASLVMQFFRSKGELFAAVMSVPAEALTHFSEAFEGNDDGLGERVVRAFLDVWEGDVRTSEPLMAMLRGAIVNERVNEQLRGFIQERFVAAAVASRTTDADDALLRAGVVSAMLVGLVVGRGVVGVSTLAEAEREKLIMIVGPAVQSVLAPAP; translated from the coding sequence ATGACCGCGCACACGAGCCCCGCGTCCGCCGCCCGCCCCGGACGGAGGCCGGGAACGAGCACGACCCGGCAGGCGATCCTCACTGCGGCCCGCGCCCGTTTCGCGGCCGACGGCTTCACCGGAACCACGATCCGGGGGATCGCGGCCGACGCCGGGGTGGACGCGTCGCTGGTGATGCAGTTCTTCCGGTCGAAGGGCGAGTTGTTCGCCGCGGTCATGTCCGTTCCCGCGGAGGCTCTGACGCACTTCAGTGAGGCATTCGAGGGGAACGACGACGGCCTGGGTGAACGAGTGGTCCGAGCCTTCCTCGACGTGTGGGAGGGGGACGTCCGGACGTCGGAGCCGCTCATGGCGATGCTCCGGGGCGCCATCGTCAACGAGCGGGTGAACGAGCAGTTGCGCGGCTTCATTCAGGAGCGGTTTGTCGCCGCCGCTGTCGCATCACGCACCACGGACGCCGACGACGCGCTGCTCCGTGCGGGTGTTGTCTCGGCGATGCTCGTCGGTCTCGTGGTGGGGCGTGGCGTTGTCGGCGTCTCCACGCTCGCCGAAGCGGAGCGCGAGAAGCTGATCATGATTGTCGGACCCGCCGTGCAGAGCGTGCTGGCTCCGGCGCCGTAG
- a CDS encoding CocE/NonD family hydrolase — MSDSQKVFTPSEPLKPGPRYGILSDFEPGTRTLEAGFRTAPPFKPLPVDIVLDKDVPVMLRDGVTIYVDVFRPAGTERVPVIVAWSPYGKGQGTSASVMGIFGMVGLDNSIVSGLEKFEGPDPAYWCAQGYAICNPDIRGVANSEGDSVVWDRQEGRDCYDLIEWLGVQEWCTGKVAMSGTSYLAVSQWFTAAEQPPHLTAINPWEGVSDVYRDLVLRGGMPDTGFARQLQGNSYFGKGQKEDILTEAERHPLMAELWENKIPQFENITVPAYVVASYSNTLHTAGTFRAWRRMASADKWLRVHNSQEWPDYYDEANVEDLRRFFDHTLKGEDNGWEQTPRVRYSLLDLEGGDRINVPADRFPPANATSTKYYLDGRTRTLGTAVPDAGTSVGYAVAANPDLVSFVTRFEEETTLVGYPKAHLWVEADGSDDMDLFVLVQKLDAHGTPLQAFTAPNQGALAQDVTERGASILRYKGSDGRLRVSMRHLDKTLSTDDVPAHSFDRVEKVAAGEVVDIEVDLLPVGLTFYAGEQLRLVISGRSLLGTMMPGTREYTPANTGQHIIHTGGDHASYLQLPVMSA, encoded by the coding sequence ATGAGCGACAGCCAGAAGGTGTTCACACCCTCCGAGCCCCTGAAGCCCGGCCCCCGCTACGGGATCCTCAGCGACTTCGAACCCGGGACGCGGACCCTGGAGGCGGGGTTCCGGACTGCCCCGCCGTTCAAGCCGCTGCCCGTCGACATCGTCCTCGACAAGGACGTACCCGTGATGCTCCGCGACGGCGTCACGATCTACGTGGACGTCTTCCGCCCCGCCGGGACCGAGCGGGTGCCCGTCATCGTGGCGTGGAGCCCGTACGGCAAGGGCCAGGGCACGTCGGCCAGCGTGATGGGCATCTTCGGGATGGTCGGTCTCGACAACAGCATCGTCTCGGGGCTGGAGAAGTTCGAGGGCCCGGACCCGGCGTACTGGTGCGCGCAGGGCTACGCGATCTGTAACCCGGACATCCGGGGTGTGGCCAACTCGGAGGGTGACAGCGTCGTCTGGGACCGCCAGGAGGGCCGGGACTGCTACGACCTGATCGAGTGGCTCGGGGTCCAGGAGTGGTGCACCGGCAAGGTCGCGATGAGCGGCACCTCCTACCTCGCGGTCTCCCAGTGGTTCACCGCGGCCGAGCAGCCGCCGCATCTGACGGCGATCAACCCGTGGGAGGGCGTCAGCGACGTCTACCGCGACCTGGTGCTGCGCGGCGGCATGCCCGACACCGGCTTCGCTCGGCAGCTCCAGGGCAACAGCTACTTCGGCAAGGGCCAGAAGGAGGACATCCTCACCGAGGCCGAGCGCCACCCGCTGATGGCCGAGCTGTGGGAGAACAAGATCCCGCAGTTCGAGAACATCACCGTGCCCGCGTACGTCGTCGCCAGCTACTCCAACACCCTGCACACCGCGGGTACGTTCCGAGCCTGGCGGCGGATGGCCTCCGCGGACAAGTGGCTGCGCGTCCACAACAGCCAGGAGTGGCCCGACTACTACGACGAGGCCAACGTCGAGGACCTGCGCAGATTCTTCGACCACACCCTCAAGGGCGAGGACAACGGGTGGGAGCAGACTCCGCGCGTGCGCTACTCCCTCCTCGACCTTGAGGGCGGCGACCGGATCAATGTCCCCGCGGACCGGTTCCCGCCCGCCAACGCCACCTCCACGAAGTATTACCTCGACGGACGCACCCGGACGCTGGGGACGGCGGTGCCGGACGCCGGGACGAGCGTGGGGTACGCCGTCGCGGCCAACCCGGACCTGGTCTCCTTCGTGACGCGCTTCGAGGAGGAGACCACGCTGGTCGGGTACCCGAAGGCACACCTGTGGGTCGAGGCCGACGGTTCGGACGACATGGACCTGTTCGTCCTCGTCCAAAAGCTCGACGCGCACGGCACACCGCTGCAGGCGTTCACCGCGCCCAACCAGGGCGCGCTGGCCCAGGACGTCACCGAGCGGGGCGCATCGATCCTGCGCTACAAGGGCTCCGACGGGCGTCTGCGTGTCTCGATGCGCCACCTGGACAAGACGCTGTCCACCGACGATGTCCCTGCCCACAGCTTCGACCGGGTCGAGAAAGTCGCTGCGGGCGAGGTCGTGGACATCGAAGTCGACCTGCTCCCGGTCGGGCTCACCTTCTACGCTGGCGAACAGCTCCGCCTCGTCATCAGCGGCCGGTCTCTCCTGGGAACGATGATGCCCGGAACTCGCGAGTACACCCCGGCCAACACCGGACAGCACATCATCCACACCGGCGGCGATCACGCGTCGTACCTGCAGCTTCCCGTCATGAGCGCATGA
- a CDS encoding IclR family transcriptional regulator, giving the protein MSNQRPSDSEASAESPARQGIQSVELAMTVLRALEEGRGPMSLTQIAAAAGMQPSKAHRYLVSLARVGLVAQSPSSGRYDMGPAMRRLGVESLRRMDEVALVSEHLPGLRDRTSHAVNLAVWGDHGPVVVRWEYGAHALPITVRVGATMPLLTSAMGGVFLAHLPEQLTEPVLRGQLEAQTLDAATRERVDRIKAEVLREGVSTTVGGVIPGVTSLAAPVFTAGESFPLVVTLVMPARGITEQGVARLSAELLDSTRAMSEVLGHSGE; this is encoded by the coding sequence GTGAGCAATCAGCGTCCTTCCGACTCCGAGGCAAGTGCGGAATCGCCGGCACGGCAGGGCATCCAGTCCGTCGAACTGGCGATGACGGTCCTGCGGGCCCTCGAGGAGGGGCGGGGCCCGATGAGCCTGACGCAGATAGCGGCGGCCGCCGGTATGCAGCCGAGCAAGGCCCACCGCTATCTCGTCAGTCTCGCCCGTGTCGGTCTTGTCGCCCAGTCGCCCAGCTCCGGGCGCTACGACATGGGTCCTGCCATGCGCCGTCTCGGTGTCGAGTCGCTGCGCAGGATGGACGAGGTGGCGCTGGTGAGCGAACACCTGCCGGGGTTGCGGGACCGTACGTCGCACGCGGTCAACCTCGCGGTGTGGGGTGACCACGGTCCCGTCGTGGTCCGCTGGGAGTATGGCGCCCACGCGCTGCCGATCACGGTACGGGTCGGTGCCACCATGCCGCTGCTGACCTCGGCAATGGGCGGGGTGTTCCTCGCGCACCTGCCGGAGCAGCTCACCGAGCCGGTGCTGCGAGGGCAGTTGGAGGCGCAGACGCTGGACGCGGCCACCCGGGAGCGGGTCGACCGGATCAAGGCCGAGGTGCTGCGCGAGGGCGTGTCGACCACCGTCGGCGGCGTCATTCCAGGCGTCACCTCGCTGGCGGCCCCTGTATTCACTGCCGGGGAGTCCTTCCCGCTCGTCGTCACGCTGGTGATGCCGGCACGGGGGATCACCGAGCAGGGCGTGGCGCGCCTGTCGGCGGAACTGCTCGACTCGACCCGGGCCATGTCCGAAGTCCTAGGCCACTCCGGAGAGTAA
- a CDS encoding bifunctional 3-(3-hydroxy-phenyl)propionate/3-hydroxycinnamic acid hydroxylase — MTGTDVAAVGPVPDGAAVDVVVVGYGPVGMVAAALLGRAGHRVLVLERYPGLYNLPRAASFDDETMRTLARLGVAERLLPKVRVQPTYEWRNGRGELLIEQHFAEAGRSGWAEWNMMYQPDLEEALDAVCRSMPQVEVRHSSAVVALDQDAEGVTLTVDGPEGRRTVTARYVLGCDGGNSFVRSALGVGLFDYGFSEPWMVCDFRFRRPTQIPLALQLGDPLSPTSIISLGPDHHRFSFMLDSVDDFEIERDPQRVWKRVASYLTPDDVDLIRVATYTFRSLVADDWRHNRVLLAGDAAHQMPPFLGQGMCSGFRDAQNLAFKLDLVLRGAAADDILDTYQTEREPHVRAVTERGIELGHLQTLRDPERAAERDRTLLARRAASGAPEAVRLPDLADGLFAPEPDAGRGRLSVQGVVDDGNRRDRLDQVVGGGFHLLVEEGLLDVLERAGLLDDLARADVRVVVPGERAVAHPKATVVHDVHGTYRNWFAELGCTAAVVRPDFYVFGTASGRDAATSLAGELLNVVRSGAAAREVRADA; from the coding sequence ATGACGGGTACGGATGTCGCCGCGGTGGGTCCGGTCCCGGACGGGGCCGCGGTGGATGTGGTCGTGGTGGGGTACGGCCCGGTGGGCATGGTGGCCGCTGCCCTGCTGGGACGGGCGGGTCACCGGGTCCTGGTCCTGGAGCGCTACCCGGGTCTGTACAACCTGCCGCGGGCGGCCAGCTTCGACGACGAGACCATGCGCACGCTCGCCCGCCTCGGCGTGGCGGAGCGACTGCTGCCCAAGGTGCGCGTGCAGCCCACCTACGAGTGGCGCAACGGCCGCGGAGAACTCCTGATAGAGCAGCACTTCGCCGAAGCCGGACGCAGCGGCTGGGCGGAGTGGAACATGATGTACCAGCCGGACCTCGAAGAGGCGCTCGACGCGGTGTGCCGGTCGATGCCGCAGGTGGAAGTGCGGCACTCCAGTGCCGTCGTCGCCCTGGATCAGGACGCGGAGGGCGTCACGCTCACGGTCGACGGCCCCGAGGGACGGCGGACGGTCACCGCGCGCTACGTCCTGGGCTGCGACGGGGGCAACAGCTTTGTGCGGTCGGCCCTCGGTGTGGGGCTGTTCGACTACGGTTTCTCCGAGCCGTGGATGGTCTGCGACTTCCGCTTCCGCCGCCCGACACAGATCCCGCTCGCCCTCCAGCTAGGAGATCCGCTGAGTCCGACCTCGATCATCTCGCTGGGTCCCGATCACCATCGCTTCAGCTTCATGCTCGACTCGGTGGACGACTTCGAGATCGAGCGCGACCCGCAGCGCGTCTGGAAGCGAGTCGCCTCCTACCTCACTCCCGACGACGTCGACCTCATCCGGGTCGCCACGTACACCTTCCGGTCACTCGTCGCGGACGACTGGCGTCATAACCGTGTCCTGCTCGCGGGCGACGCGGCACACCAGATGCCGCCCTTCCTCGGGCAGGGCATGTGCTCCGGCTTCCGCGACGCGCAGAACCTGGCCTTCAAGCTGGACCTCGTCCTGCGTGGCGCAGCGGCGGACGACATCCTCGACACCTACCAGACGGAGCGCGAGCCGCACGTACGCGCGGTGACCGAGAGGGGCATCGAACTCGGCCACCTCCAGACCCTGCGGGACCCCGAGCGTGCGGCGGAGCGTGACCGGACCCTGCTGGCCCGCCGCGCGGCTTCCGGGGCGCCCGAGGCTGTGCGCCTGCCCGACCTCGCCGACGGCCTGTTCGCACCCGAACCGGACGCTGGCCGCGGGCGGCTGTCGGTTCAGGGCGTGGTGGACGACGGGAACCGCCGGGACCGCCTGGACCAGGTGGTCGGCGGTGGCTTCCACCTACTCGTCGAGGAAGGGCTGCTGGATGTCCTGGAACGCGCCGGCCTGCTCGACGACCTGGCAAGGGCCGATGTGCGCGTCGTCGTCCCCGGTGAGCGGGCAGTCGCACACCCGAAGGCGACCGTCGTCCACGACGTGCACGGCACGTACCGGAACTGGTTCGCCGAACTGGGCTGCACGGCCGCCGTGGTCCGCCCCGACTTCTACGTCTTCGGCACGGCGAGCGGTCGCGACGCGGCGACCAGCCTCGCCGGTGAACTGCTGAACGTGGTGCGGAGCGGCGCGGCCGCCCGAGAGGTGCGAGCGGACGCCTGA